TACCGGGGCGACAGCACCGACCGGAAGGACCCCTCATGAGCCTCACCACCCCACCGATCGCGCGTGGTCGCCGAAAGGCCGTCCTCGCCGCGGAAGTCGGTTTCGTCATCATCCTCGTCAGCGCCGTACTCTGCCTTGTCAACGAGGACATCGCCCTCATCGTGTGGGGAATCGGAGTGTGTTTCGCCTCCGGCTGTGTCCTCGGCCTCCGTCGCTCCGTCCATCGCGAGGACCTGCGCCCGGACGACGAGCTCGACGAGTACGAACTGCAGCGCAGGTACCGCGCGCAACAGGGGGCGCTGAAGCGGGCCGCGATTCTTCTCTTCATCGTCTGGATCGCATTCGCACTGCTCACCCTGTTCCGCGTCCCCGGCCCGGACAGTTTCGACACACTCATCCACACCCTCCACGCCTGCTACTGCGCCACCTCCGCGGCGATGCTGTACGTCCCCTTCATGGTCCTCCGCGACATCGCCGGCGGCATGAACCGCGACCTGGCCATGTCCGGACCGGACGCGGTCGACTGACGTCACCCCCGACCGGCACACCGGAACGCGACGATAATCGGACACAGTGACGCCACGGGAAAACCACCGACCGGGACGCGAAGGAGCACACCATGCCCACCCTCGAACTCGACCACCTGACGAAGACCTACGGCACCGGCGACGCGACCGTCCACGCACTGACCGACATGACCTTCACCGTCGCCCCCGGCGAGATCTACGGCTTCGTCGGCTCCAACGGCGCAGGGAAATCCACCGCCATGCGCATCACCCTCGGCGTCCTCGCCCCCGATTCCGGCGAGGCACGGGTCGACGGCGTCCGCATCAACGACGACATCCGCCGCACCATCGGCTACATGCCCGAGGAACGCGGCCTCTACGACAAGGAACGCATCACCGACCAGCTCATCTTCTTCGGACGCCTCCACGGCCTCACGAAACAGGCCGCGACCAGGAACACCGCCGACCTGCTCGACCAGCTCGGACTCGCCGGGCGGGCACAGTCGAAACTCCAGGAACTGTCGCTGGGCAACCAGCAGCGCGTACAGCTCGCCGCCTCCCTTATCCACGATCCGGAACTGCTCATCCTCGACGAACCGTTCAGCGGTCTCGACCCGGTCGCCGTCTCGGTGATGAGCGACCTGCTCGTCGCAAAGGCCGCCGAGGGCGTCCCGGTGCTGTTCTCGTCGCACCAGCTCGATCTGGTGCAGCGCCTGTGCCACCGCGTCGGCATCATCACCGCCGGCGAGATGCGCGCCCAGGGCACCGTCACCGACCTGCGCAACAGCGGCCCGGTGCGCTACGAGGTCCGCACCGCCGCCCGCGGCTGGCTGCCACCGGGCGCCGTCATCGTCGACGAGGACCAGGACGCCGTGGTGGTCGACCCGGGTGACAACGACGACCAGACGATCCTCACCGCGGCGCTGGCCGCCGGACCGGTCCACGGTTTCACCCGCCGCATCCCCGACCTCACCGACCTGTTCAAGGAGGTCGTCTCGTCATGAACCGCTACTCGCACCGGCAGGCCGTCCGCACCGTCACCGCCCGGGAGATCCAGGTCGCGGTCCACAGTAAGGGCCTGGTCATCACCGCCGCCCTCACCCTCGTCGCCGTCGTCGCCGGCATCCTCGGCGTGCACTTCTTCGGCGGCGACGATGACGAAGCCCCCGACCTCGTCGTCACCGGGATGGACACCACCGCCGTGTCCCGGGTGCTCGGCGACAGTGTCGACGTGACCGCCGCCCCCGACCGGGACGCCGCCGTCGCCGCGGTGAAGGATGACGGCAAAGACGGCGCCCTCATCCGCGGGGACGACGGATTCGAGCTGGTCACCGACGGTACCGCCGACCCGGTCGTGGCGTCCGCCGCGCAGATCGCCGCCTCGGCCGTGGCACAGGATGAGGCGTTGACCGCCGTCGGGGTGGCCCCGGAGGCCTTCGCCGCCGCTCTACCGGACGCCACCGTGCACGCCACCGACGTCTCCGACGCCGCCCGGGAGGACCGGCTGCCCGCCATCGTCACGACAATGGTCGGCACCATGGTCATCCTCATGTTCATCCTCACGTTCTCCGCGAACGTCGGTGGACGCGTCACCGAGGAGAAGTCGTCGCGCGTCGTGGAGATCATCCTCGCCACGATCCGGCCGCTGGAACTGCTGGCGGGCAAGGTGCTGGCCATGCTCGTCGTCGGCCTCGCCTGCACCGCCGTCATTCTCGCCGTCGCCCTGGCCACCATGTCGGCGATCGGGGTGCTCGCCGACGTCGACCTGTCCCCGGCCATCGTGCTGGTGCTGCTCGTCGCCTACATCCTCGGCATGCTGTTCTTCAGCGCGCTCTACGCCGCCGCCGGATCGCTCGTCAGCAAGGCCGAGGAGCTCAGCAGCACCCAGATGCCGGTCATGCTGGTGTTCTTCGCGGTGATGTACCCGCCGCTGCTCGGTTTCAACTCACTGGACTCGACATTCCTGCAGGTCCTGTCGTGGATTCCGCCGATGTCCCTCGGCCTGGCGCCGCTGCAGTTCGCGGCGGGGAACTTCTCGCTGTGGCAGCTCGGGGCGTCCTTCGTGGTCCTCGCCGCGGCGACAGTGCTCGTGCTGCTCCTGGTCGCGCGGATCTACCGCAGTGCGATCCTCAACAACGGTCGCCGCCTCAGCTGGTTCCGCGCACTGCGCACGGCGTGACCCCGCACGGCCCGGCCTGCGGTCCGGCCTGCGGGGTCCGGAGGTTAACGCACTGCGACACCGCCACGTAACAGCGACGAAATCACGCCACGGTTACCTGGGGACCATGAGCGAACAACCGATCACCGTCACCCCCACCCGGACCACCACCCCGTTCCACACCGACATCGCCGAACTCAACCAGCTGCCCTGCGAGCAGGTCGCCGCCCTCATCGGTGACCTGCTCTACAATCCGCCCCTCGGCGACGCGATCGCGGCGGACCAGCCCTTCCGCAGCCTCGAACACCTGCTGGACGCCGCCCACCGCGAACTCCTCCGGCTCCCCCGCGTCGAGGTACTCAGCAGCATCCAGGCACACCCGGTGCTCGGTGAGGAGACCACCGACATCTACTCCCGGGCGGAGCAGTCCTTCATCCTGGAATCCCCACCCGAGGTCCTCGCCGACATCGCCGACCTCTGCCGACGCTACGAGGACCGCTTCCACCACCTGTTCCTCGTCTGCGCCCAGGGCATCGGGGGTCACGAGGTCCTCCGCCTGCTCAGCAGGCGGCTCAACAATCCCACCGTCACCGAATGGGAGACCACCGTCCGGGAGCTCGGCCGGATCAACACACTGCGGCTGCGCAGTGTGATCAGGGGCTGAACGCCCTGTCGTGCGGGGCTGAACGCTACCGCGCGTCGATGAGGTCGATGATGAAGACCAGCGTCCGGCCGGCCAGCGGGTTACCGCTGCCGGCGGGCCCGTAGGCCAGCTCCGGAGGGATCGTCAGCTTCCGGCGTCCGCCGACACGCATCCCGGGGATGCCGTCCTGCCAGCCCTGGATCAGCCCGGACAGCGGGAACTCGATGGTCTGGCCGCGGTCCCAGGACGAGTCGAACTCCTCACCGGTCTCGTAGTCGACGCCCACGTAGTGGACCTCGACCATCCCGCCCGGGACCGCTTCAGCACCGTCACCGACCGCAATGTCCTCGATCACGAGGTCGGTCGGGGCGGGCCCGGCCTGCGCGTCGATCTCCGGCTTCACCATGGATCCTCCAAGAAACAGTCACAAGAAAATTCGGATGTCCACCTGCCATCGTCGGCGGTGGACCGACCCAGCTTAGCAGCCACCGCACCGCGTGGAGCAATACCGCGCAACCTCCTCCCGGCGTC
This is a stretch of genomic DNA from Corynebacterium nuruki S6-4. It encodes these proteins:
- a CDS encoding 2-oxo-4-hydroxy-4-carboxy-5-ureidoimidazoline decarboxylase; amino-acid sequence: MSEQPITVTPTRTTTPFHTDIAELNQLPCEQVAALIGDLLYNPPLGDAIAADQPFRSLEHLLDAAHRELLRLPRVEVLSSIQAHPVLGEETTDIYSRAEQSFILESPPEVLADIADLCRRYEDRFHHLFLVCAQGIGGHEVLRLLSRRLNNPTVTEWETTVRELGRINTLRLRSVIRG
- a CDS encoding ABC transporter permease, translating into MNRYSHRQAVRTVTAREIQVAVHSKGLVITAALTLVAVVAGILGVHFFGGDDDEAPDLVVTGMDTTAVSRVLGDSVDVTAAPDRDAAVAAVKDDGKDGALIRGDDGFELVTDGTADPVVASAAQIAASAVAQDEALTAVGVAPEAFAAALPDATVHATDVSDAAREDRLPAIVTTMVGTMVILMFILTFSANVGGRVTEEKSSRVVEIILATIRPLELLAGKVLAMLVVGLACTAVILAVALATMSAIGVLADVDLSPAIVLVLLVAYILGMLFFSALYAAAGSLVSKAEELSSTQMPVMLVFFAVMYPPLLGFNSLDSTFLQVLSWIPPMSLGLAPLQFAAGNFSLWQLGASFVVLAAATVLVLLLVARIYRSAILNNGRRLSWFRALRTA
- a CDS encoding FKBP-type peptidyl-prolyl cis-trans isomerase, with translation MVKPEIDAQAGPAPTDLVIEDIAVGDGAEAVPGGMVEVHYVGVDYETGEEFDSSWDRGQTIEFPLSGLIQGWQDGIPGMRVGGRRKLTIPPELAYGPAGSGNPLAGRTLVFIIDLIDAR
- a CDS encoding ABC transporter ATP-binding protein, whose product is MPTLELDHLTKTYGTGDATVHALTDMTFTVAPGEIYGFVGSNGAGKSTAMRITLGVLAPDSGEARVDGVRINDDIRRTIGYMPEERGLYDKERITDQLIFFGRLHGLTKQAATRNTADLLDQLGLAGRAQSKLQELSLGNQQRVQLAASLIHDPELLILDEPFSGLDPVAVSVMSDLLVAKAAEGVPVLFSSHQLDLVQRLCHRVGIITAGEMRAQGTVTDLRNSGPVRYEVRTAARGWLPPGAVIVDEDQDAVVVDPGDNDDQTILTAALAAGPVHGFTRRIPDLTDLFKEVVSS